A DNA window from Anastrepha obliqua isolate idAnaObli1 chromosome 5, idAnaObli1_1.0, whole genome shotgun sequence contains the following coding sequences:
- the LOC129247941 gene encoding uncharacterized protein LOC129247941: protein MQCVSDTIQENIGFQSQFNCKIGECLTKIVVHRFTNKCMVLITQYSGLPNLYLIQFDAKDEHEKRIAPLNITEFHTSVPVTMKCLLGVDQAEARAGIQFLINRTKLSKCPTDILIALGLRKVDGQVLNQIADILDKNLY from the exons ATGCAGTGCGTTAGCGATACGATTCAAGAAAATATTGGTTTCCAGTCACAATTTAACTGTAAAATTGGTgaatgtttaacaaaaattgttgttCATCGTTTCACAAACAAATGTATGGTGCTGATCACACAATACAGCGGTTTACCCAACTTGTACTTAATTCAATTCGATGCAAAGGATGAGCATGAAAAACGCATTGCACCATTG AACATAACCGAATTTCACACATCAGTGCCAGTGACTATGAAATGTTTATTGGGTGTTGACCAAGCGGAAGCTCGAGCCGGCATACAGTTTTTGATCAACAGAACCAAGCTGAGCAAATGCCCTACTGACATCTTAATTGCTTTGGGATTACGTAAAGTAGATGGACAGGTTCTTAATCAGATAGCCGATATTCTCGACAAAAATCTATATTAA
- the LOC129248296 gene encoding homeobox protein prospero: MDAKNDDSAGSDSLDKSLQKKCVVDDVGQGEGLTANPSLTEGISDRNDKQKSDTEAENRPAISINSQNKTEKSAGDGVCGNFVENSCRIDGKCDSSILSADITNETKTPLVVDSHDAANAAKVKTNAVEGNTCTRSSDDTAISNNIVNDAAEAPSESNSNSSNNSTNSNSNCSSNNSYAFETKVKQISKNLKETTLAECANKKASTDDTNSTSSASSASSTPECEQPTIDAATAALYSLGPSTSAAAAAAAAAAAGGASAQDEHDHRSKKVRFHPDVKENDGGNRIMPKKKKKLKTIQFGASTAGSTGSAGGGDEASGRSQRGTSGADDMEFDEEEYVEEEECFSASKMIEDAIYYLMEHPLTFAGSFDKSNVTTQSGLLEEEDLPQLSETPEDDEEDFCGQEFPENGVACILGKQNKCGKVEFLLRYIDRPGLFWETEEFIGQRCPNLLNQYEQCRERRQARLMNFVAKRQNLRQRYTDF; encoded by the exons ATGGACGCAAAAAATGACGATTCGGCAGGAAGCGATTCGCTGGACAAGTCTTTGCAAAAGAAATGTGTAGTCGATGATGTTGGTCAGGGTGAGGGTTTAACGGCAAATCCTTCGCTGACGGAAGGCATTAGTGAtagaaatgataaacaaaaatcGGATACTGAAGCTGAAAATCGACCTGCAATTTCCATTAATTCACAAAACAAGACTGAGAAGAGTGCTGGTGATGGCGTATGCGGTAATTTCGTGGAGAATAGTTGCCGAATCGATGGAAAATGTGACAGTAGCATCCTCAGCGCAGATATTACAAACGAAACAAAAACACCACTAGTAGTTGATTCGCACGATGCGGCTAACGCCGCCAAAGTCAAAACCAACGCGGTAGAAGGCAATACGTGCACTCGCAGCAGTGATGACACAGCCATTTCCAATAATATAGTAAATGATGCTGCAGAAGCGCCAAGCGAAAGCAACTctaatagcagcaacaacagcaccaATAGCAACAGTAATTGTAGCAGCAACAATAGTTATGCCTTTGAAACAAAAGTTAAGCAGATCTCCAAGAACCTCAAAGAGACAACTCTGGCTGAATGTGCGAATAAAAAAGCCTCAACAGACGATACCAATTCCACCTCGTCCGCATCTTCAGCCTCCTCTACACCGGAGTGTGAACAGCCGACAATTGATGCCGCGACGGCGGCTTTATACTCGTTGGGTCCTAGCACTAGCGCGGCagcagcggcggcggcggcagcagcagctGGCGGTGCCAGTGCACAAGACGAACATGATCATCGCTCAAAAAAAGTTCGGTTTCATccagatgttaaagaaaatgatgGTGGTAATAGGATTATgcccaagaagaagaagaaactgaaAACAATTCAGTTTGGAGCTAGCACTGCTGGTAGCACTGGAAGTGCTGGAGGAGGTGATGAAGCGTCAGGTAGAAGTCAACGGGGCACATCAGGTGCAGATGACATGGAGTTCGATGAGGAGGAATAtgtggaagaagaagaatgtttCAGTGCATCTAAAATGATAGAAGATGCGATTTATTATTTAATGGAACATCCGTTGACATTTGCCGGTTCCTTTGATAAAAGTAATGTCACCACACAAAGCGGTCTCCTGGAAGAAGAAGACTTACCACAGTTATCAGAAACACCAGAAGATGACGAAGAAGACTTCTGCGGTCAAGAATTTCCGGAAAATGGAGTTGCATGCATTTTAGGCAAACAGAATAAATGTGGAAAG GTGGAGTTCCTCCTGCGTTATATAGATCGGCCTGGCTTGTTTTGGGAAACAGAGGAATTCATTGGCCAGCGATGTCCCAATTTACTTAATCAGTATGAGCAATGCCGCGAAAGACGTCAGGCGCGCTTA ATGAACTTCGTCGCGAAACGTCAAAACCTACGGCAACGATACACAGACTTCTAG
- the LOC129248122 gene encoding F-box-like/WD repeat-containing protein ebi, translating into MSFSSDEVNFLVYRYLQESGFVHSAFVFGVESHISQSNINGALVPPAALLTILQKGLMYTEVEWSVGEDGEVARPVEGLSLIDAVMPEVKPPKLPAVKSDPGKTGTDSSSTAASTTAGTGGVKTEVKPDSNTTGAATNNEQTPGGIPATTADSNETDSNANSSTGTTGTPNASTVGAVNSTAGSSSDAAVTGNKKANTTEGTATSSISTDDSTPNASANSNNSAGTNTNVNEPVTASVPATGANTSTNIPSTGAPTAPTGSTTNTCPTSGSSDVISQMQITNSGTAAGAGEPMDIDQSIEIPASKATVLRGHESEVFICAWNPSRDLLASGSGDSTARIWDMSDATTSPNQLVLRHCIQKGGAEVPSNKDVTSLDWNCDGTLLATGSYDGYARIWKTDGRLASTLGQHKGPIFALKWNKRGNFILSAGVDKTTIIWDASTGQCTQQFSFHNAPALDVDWQTNVSFASCSTDQRIHVCRLGSDVPIKTFKGHTNEVNAIKWCPQGHLLASCSDDMTLKIWSMKHDKCCHDLQAHSKEIYTIKWSPTGPGTQNPNTNLILASASFDSTVRLWDVDRGSCIHTLTKHTEPVYSVAFSPDGKYLASGSFDKCVHIWSTQSGQLVHSYKGTGGIFEVCWNSKGTKVGASASDGSVFVLDLRKI; encoded by the exons atgagtttttccAGTGACGAAGTGAACTTTTTGGTGTACAGATATTTACAGGAAAGCG GTTTTGTGCATTCGGCTTTTGTATTTGGCGTCGAGTCACACATTTCACAGAGCAATATAAATGGCGCGTTGGTGCCACCGGCTGCGCTTCTCACAATTCTTCAAAAAGGCCTAATGTATACTGAAGTCGAATGGAGCGTTGGAGAAGATGGAGAAGTGGCACGTCCGGTTGAAGGTCTCAGTTTAATTGATGCTGTTATGCCTGAAGTAAAACCCCCAAAACTACCAGCGGTAAAGTCGGATCCCGGTAAGACGGGTACAGACAGCAGCAGTACTGCTGCATCCACCACTGCAGGAACTGGGGGCGTTAAAACGGAAGTTAAACCTGACAGCAACACTACCGGCGCTGCAACAAACAACGAGCAAACTCCTGGGGGAATCCCAGCGACAACTGCAGACTCAAATGAAACAGATAGCAATGCTAATTCATCTACTGGTACTACTGGAACACCGAATGCATCAACAGTTGGAGCTGTCAATTCTACCGCAGGCTCAAGTAGTGATGCTGCTGTAactggaaataaaaaagctaacACGACTGAAGGAACTGCCACCAGCTCTATTTCAACAGACGATTCCACACCAAACGCTAGTGCCAATAGCAATAATAGTGCCGGTACCAATACCAACGTAAACGAGCCAGTGACAGCTAGTGTTCCAGCAACCGGTGCAAATACGAGCACAAATATTCCAAGTACTGGTGCTCCTACTGCTCCTACCGGCAGCACGACTAATACCTGCCCCACTTCTGGCAGTTCAGATGTAATATCCCAAATGCAAATTACTAATAGCGGCACAGCGGCGGGAGCGGGAGAACCCATGGATATTGATCAAAGCATTGAGATACCAGCCTCTAAAGCTACTGTTTTGCGTGGCCATGAGAGTGAAGTTTTCATTTGCGCCTGGAACCCCAGTCGGGATTTGCTAGCAAGTGGATCTGGTGATAGCACCGCACGCATTTGGGATATGTCTGATGCAACGACTAGCCCGAACCAACTTGTATTACGTCATTGCATACAAAAGGGTGGCGCCGAAGTGCCCAGCAACAAAGATGTTACTTCATTGGACTGGAAT TGTGATGGAACTTTGTTGGCTACCGGCAGCTATGATGGATACGCACGTATCTGGAAAACAGATGGTCGCTTGGCATCTACACTGGGTCAACATAAGGGTCCAATATTTGCGCTAAAATGGAATAAACGCGGCAATTTCATACTCTCAGCTGGTGTAGATAAGACAACCATTATCTGGGATGCTTCCACTGGTCAATGCACTCAGCAGTTTTCTTTTCATAATGCTCCAGCACTCGATGTCGATTGGCAGACGAATGTATCTTTTGCATCATGCAGTACTGATCAGCGTATTCATGTGTGCCGCTTGGGTTCAGACGTACCAATTAAAACATTCAAAGGTCATACCAACGAGGTGAACGCTATAAAATGGTGTCCACAGGGTCACTTACTTGCTTCTTGCTCTGATGATATGACTCTAAAAATTTGGAGCATGAAGCACGACAAATGTTGTCATGATTTGCAAGCACATTCAAAAGAAATCTATACAATCAAATGGTCTCCTACTGGACCGGGTACACAAAATCCCAACACTAATCTCATATTAGCATCTGCATCGTTTGATTCGACTGTACGTCTATGGGATGTGGACCGTGGCAGTTGCATACACACACTTACGAAACATACAGAACCGGTGTATTCGGTTGCATTCAGCCCGGATGGCAAATATTTAGCTTCGGGTAGTTTCGATAAATGTGTGCACATTTGGAGTACTCAATCCGGGCAGCTAGTACACAGTTATAAGGGAACAGGTGGAATATTCGAGGTGTGTTGGAATTCCAAAGGAACTAAAGTAGGAGCGAGCGCATCTGATGGAAGTGTTTTCGTACTggatttgagaaaaatttaa
- the LOC129248568 gene encoding heterochromatin protein 1, which translates to MKSKKTDSATGDAVADSSEEEEEYAVEKICGRRVRKGKVEYFLKWKGYPEEENTWEPVENLDCQDLIQQYEADRAKEEPAAPSKQPEKKDSSKKEASSSGRTSAAGNKRKSEEKTTGSKKKRRDSLKSETDNESVSDVSSRTSERTGFDRGLEAEKILGASDSSGGLTFLIQFKGVDQAEMVPAAIANVKIPQMVIKFYEERLSWYSDNEE; encoded by the exons ATGAAATCAAAGAAAACTGACTCTGCAACTGGTGATGCTGTTGCCGACTCATCAGAAGAGGAGGAAGAGTATGCAGTGGAAAAAATTTGTGGCCGCCGCGTGCGTAAGGGAAAG GTCGAATATTTTCTCAAATGGAAAGGTTATCCCGAGGAGGAAAATACCTGGGAACCCGTGGAGAATTTGGATTGCCAAGATTTGATACAGCAATATGAAGCAGATCGTGCGAAAGAGGAG CCTGCCGCACCTAGTAAACAACCCGAAAAAAAGGATTCCAGTAAAAAAGAAGCTAGCAGCAGTGGACGCACCAGTGCCGCTGGAAACAAACGCAAGTCTGAAGAGAAAACAACAG GTAGCAAGAAAAAACGGCGTGATTCCTTAAAATCAGAAACGGACAATGAGTCAGTGTCCGATGTTTCTTCTCGTACCTCTGAGCGTACAGGCTTTGATAGAGGGCTAGAAGCTGAGAAAATACTTGGTGCCTCAGACTCGAGCGGTGGCCTGACTTTTCTTATACAATTTAAGGGTGTAGATCAGGCGGAAATGGTGCCAGCAGCGATTGCTAATGTTAAGATTCCACAAATGGTTATAAAGTTTTACGAAGAACGTCTCTCCTGGTATTCCGACAAtgaagaataa